The Lycium ferocissimum isolate CSIRO_LF1 unplaced genomic scaffold, AGI_CSIRO_Lferr_CH_V1 ctg5289, whole genome shotgun sequence genome contains the following window.
actttgaatcaagattcCGGTGATGCTCGTGAGGCGGTGGTAGGAAAAGCAAAGAGGCCACTTCGACGGTGTCATTTTGCCACTTTTGCCCTTCGTAGGCATGCCATTTGTCTTCTTggcatagcaaacttcaaaatgAAAATGCTTTGATCTTCatctccaaaattctccattGGCTCGTTAGttcaacttccatatcatcaaccAAGCACAATGTTGAAAAATTTGGAATGAGGTCCAACGTgctcaaattccaaatttgcatGAATTTTGACATTACACCAAAAATGAACTTTTCAAAAaccatttcatgaacttttttatgcaactctagTATCATTTCTTCAATCTTGGCATCATTCACTATTTTCGGGTTGGTAGGCTGGCAATTCACCATTAGCTCATCAAAATCAATCTTGACCTCTTCTTCATTGGAAACCAACTCAAAACTACAATCCATGGCCCTTTGATATCAGCATCACATGCCTCAATCTTTGCATTCAATTCGCCTCCAATTTTTGGATAGTAATTTCAAGAGctccacttttgactttgctCAACATGTATTTTCGTAAATTCTTCCATCATCCATGAAATGCCTTCACGGTGATTTCCATAGGCTTCAAGTTGTCGAGCTTGATTCATTAGCCAATCTTGGCTCAATATTTCCATTTTGTCAAGATTTTCTTTTGGAGAGTCGTCCAACTCTTGTAAAAATCCATCCATGGTGAGATATATCTTTTGGATAGTTTCATCGTCTCCATGTTGAACTTCTTCCCACAATTGGTCAAGATTTGCCCATATTGTTCATTCCTCCCCattatgcttttcaaaatttcctcAACTTATTCTTTTGAGAATTAgagatttcttcttcaagattatgctcttcttcttcaagttgaaccatttcttcaatttcacaaCTTTCGTTAGATGGTCACAAGAATGTTCAGCCcatcttttaaatttgaaatctcttcttcaaccaatTCATTTTATGAGTAGAAATTTCCATGACAATATAGGAATTGGCATCCTGGCGAATCATTCATtctttcaatatgttttctccATTTTCTAAAAATGGATTTTAGGTTTTCGCTCTTCCTCCATTTTAGCCTCTCGATCTAAGTATGTTTGGAGCATTGCCAAGATGCCTTCATATTGACTTTGTCCTTCATTTGTCATGTCTTGTCCCTCGTCAAACTCAAAAGACAACTAGCATTTTCGTTAGAACAACTCTGGGGGAGGCGGGTTGAAATAATTGGGACAATCACCCCAATGTCCACCTTGACCAccacatatattacaaataCTCATCCCGAGACGCGCACACATCTCTCTCCTTTGAGCATATTCACAATCTTGCCAAAAGTGGGTCCTTCACAATATGGACATAGGGTCATCAAAATATGGATTGCAACCATCAAAcccattttcattccaagatgccattgtttttttttttttttaattatttaaaaataaaactaaaactGGATAGTTTTGCTAATCGGGAATCGAAATCAGGTAGGCATGCCGACAATTGCGAGAGGCAAATCTTCTGGTTCTTCGTATAACTTCGATACCGTGAATCGGGATATCAAATCGGGcattttaaaagcaaaattatTTATACTGACTAAACTTATCAATATAAACGTATGTTTTGcatttattactttttttttttttttttaaagataaaataaagcaaagaaaGTTTGAACAAAAGCAAGTTGGCTTAAATAATTTCTTACCCAAATATAAGACGCGACTTCGCAGTTTATTATTGCGTATTTTGCGTTGCATCATCGTTGTATTTATTCTATTCGCCAAATCGTCAACAGTTATTGCTTACAAGAAGAATAGTAATAAAGATAAACTATTGAGGTGCTCGTTCAATCCTATCTTTCCATAATattttgttccattttgatCCATTTTCGGGTTTTATCCCGGCATCTTTTCCTACACCTTGGTCACAACataaaacacacacaaaaagtaacaacaaaagtgcttaaagagTCACAAAAACTTGATGAATTAGCATCAAATATCGCGTAATTTCACGACTCATCACCAAGTCATTTAAAAATTTCTAAATgataataaattcacttaggtgTCTAACAATAAAATTTAGTTGAAATAATCTCAAAGATCTTCGGAGACCTTGGTCCTCGATGGATTAACATACTAAATTTAAATTCCGATATCTAAAGTTTACTGATCCATCCATTCTATCACATCCTTCCGTAGTATCATCATCACATGGGGCTGCTGTTAAATTTAGTCAAATAATGAAATTGGAATTAGCAACGTCTGTCGTCGTAAGCTATGACTCCACGTTAGTTTAGACCCCTAATACATCTTTTCTTCTATCCTATAGAGCACCACCTCATAGAGCCTTGGTCGAAAAATAAACTGATATTTAGTAAGCGTTTGgctataaaaatcaaatatttttcactttattagAATTTTAAAATTAGAGTTAAAGATAGAATTGTGTTTAGTTataaatttttcaaagaatatttgatCGTTTGAATATAGTGAAagtaaaaaatgtgaaaataagatttagatgtttttcaaatttcaaatacaattttaagttatatttaaaatttttatgatcaaatgctaattttcaaataaagtgtaaaaaaaattcgaaaaaaagtgcaattttttttatggccaaacggatTCTTATATTCTCTAGTCTATATTATAGAACTGCCAAATCTCTCACCAAGATCCATTTTTTTCACAAGAAACGAAAAATTTTACATGATAGAGGCCCAACCAACAATAATTATGTGAGGTTCCAATACATTTTTACCACGTGGATATGTGGGCCATCTTTACAAATCAACTAGTGAAAACCAAAGATTGgatagcacgaaagaaatggaGGGAACAGAAGTCATTTTCCCTCCTTTGCTGATCACATCTCACCAAAGATACACAAGTACTGTCAATTTCTTTCTCAAAGAAACACCATAGCTATTCTCAAGAACAAGAAACTTTCTACTCTAGATGTAATAAATCTATTaactttcttattctttttactAGAACAACAAACTTTGTGCTTTAAATGTAATAAATCTATCAACTTTTTGTCATCCTTTACTTGTTATCATTGTTTGGATCTGTGCAACCACCTTCTCTtgccaaaattttaaattttggacAAAAGAGAACTTTCTCATCAATGAGCCTtattttgtacatatatatatatatatatttatatatcatcaatataaaatGTTTTATACATAGCTTGTAAGCacattcttatattttttatagAATTATCTACACTGTGCTCATGCTTGTTGTGACCTTTACATATCCATCATGGCTGCATATATAACCTTCATGCTTGTTGGAAATTCTGTCAACatagaaatataatttattagAAAATATAGTTCATCTACTGATCCTTTTACAGGTTGTAAGGATCGAGTTTTGGATCCGATTAGGAAAAAAGGTAAGGGAAATGGATATGGAAGAATGAAGCCAAAAATtgagcaaaaaaagaaaagaacatcACAAAAGGCATTGAAAAATAGAGCAAGACTACCAGTTGAGCATCAATCTTTGAATACCACAGCAGTGACTTTTGGCACACAATCATCTTCAATGCAACAAATGCAACATGAATCCATGGGACTAAATTTTGACGTTTAGTCTCTCTTCACCAAGTTAAAACATTTTTTGTCACTGTTTTGTAATTCTATTCATTTATTAATCTGATctgtttttgtttctttttaaatttgaacCTGCAGTTACAAGGAGATTCGCACAATAATTTCACCCAACTTCTAACTCAAGACTTGAGTTTGCAATCTGAAGCCTACATTCACAGTCAAGGCTCAAAAAATGCACAAGAAAATGTTGGTATCAGTGGGAAGGGAATTCAAATTGATCTCTGAAGAATTACTGcagaatttattttttgggaaaaatatcTACAACTTAGCAGTGAAAATTAGTGTGACTAGTaaatttttgtattttgataCTAGAAATGACATGCAAAGAAGATTCACATAAATCAAAATTATGTCAGGCATCtatcatattctttttttcttaattatgtgGTAATTTAGAAAGAAATTAGCACATgtagatgggaaatgaaaatagcAGAAGCAGAAAAACGCATACCTGAAAAGCATGGGTAAATTAAAATGGTAGAAGATCCAAGTACTCGAGACAAATTTAGAGGGGAAGAATCAAATCTGAACACCAATTTTTGAATTCCATTTTAACATCAACAAggatgtcaatttttttttcttagcatTAGCACGACACCAAGTTgtcaaaaaagaagaattttgtatatttaattttaatagcTGAATAGAATATGAATAGGCTTAAAACTTGGAAGGAAGAACTAATTTTTTCTCTTGAAGACAGAAACGTCCAGAACCTCGGTTAGAaatgagcattgaagaagataATAAAAAGGTAGACCCCAAAATCCACCTATTTTCAAtgcattttttataatttattaacTCAATTTTGGTGGACCCAACAATCCACTTTTAATTTGGTTCAGAacttcattttctctttcttctttgttgTATTTTATAGCTTTAAATATATAAGTGGGCCCACATATTCACGTGGCAAAAATATATTGGAACCTCACACAACTATTGTTGATTGGTCTCTACTATGGTAAAAATTTTCACAAGAAACCATGCAAGACCGGCAACAAAGTTTTCAAATTTACATCAGTACGTGATTAAAAAGTCAAAGATAAAGGCTAAGTCACCACAAATGATCCATATTCCAAGAAACCATGAAAGGCCAATCAAAAGAAAggtaaaagaaagaagaataaacTAAATAGTCGTTCACTCAAtcatttgaattaaaaattactGGCGGAtgtataatactccctccatttcaattgatgtgaatttatttttttattaatttatgttaaaataaatgatttttttcttaatttagaaataaatttaCTTTATGAAGTagtttacaaccacacaaatatttaagatTTATTTTAAACCACAAGCACCTGATCTTAGGATAGTTACCATATTCAAAAGTTGAGGGATAAATTTAAACCTTTCATGCTGGAGCCGGTTAATGATAAAAGtaaatacaaaataatttacTAATAGCATTTTTTTGAATGTACCAGAAATATAACGGAtcacaaaattaaataatttggaTAATATATCAGCTATTTGACTAATACCCTTTTTAGAAACATCAAGATTCACTTACTACTTTCTACTAAATGTTAGTGAAATAAAAGCCGCCGGTAGACAGTAATAATAATCTTATAACTCACATCTTCAAACTTTCTATAACAAACTCCAAGTCACAAATTAAATAAGCTATCATCcaattaaccttcaattcaatGGCTAATTCCATCAAACTTTCCTCAATTAtcttctcatttttcttcctcCAGCAACTTCTTTTCTCTAATGGCcaaaataatgatattaaggGAGGATACTGGCTCAGGGACAGTGGATTACCTTTAAACAACATTGATTCAActcttttcactcatttatttTGTGCATTTGCTGATCTTAATTCTCAATCAAATCAGTTAATCATTAAGCCGGAAGATCAAGATTCGTTTAGGCAATTTACAAGCACAGTCCAACAGAAAAATCCTTCTGCTAAAACTTTATTGTCTATAGGTGGAGGAGATGCACCAAATAAAAGAGCATATGGAGTTATGGCTAGAACaccaaattcaagaaaaagctTTATTGATTCATCAATAAGATTGGCTAGGCAATTAGGATTTCATGGACTTGATCTTGATTGGGAATACCCAGAATCAGCTACAGACATGACAAACTTTGGTAATACTCTCTcgatttcaatttgtttgtcttacttttctttttagtttgctttaaaaaaaaaaatctctttttaattGTTGACAACTCTTTCATTCCAATTTTCCACGTGATatgtttaaaaccacaagattgaAGAACATTCTgatacattatacatatatttaatttaagaccacaaccacaagattcaagaatcttctttatttttttaaattctacgtcaagtcaaaaccagacaaacaaattgagacGGACAGAGTATTGAATTGTGTGATCATTTTAGtacttgtgttttttttttttttttttttaatttgatttataacctcttttttctttaatttgattTATAACCTAGTATCACATATTCACTAGCTCGATTAATCTAGATCCGCGTTGTATAAAGCccatttaattttttgttgttgaagttCTCAATTCTCATGACTACAACTCAAGACCTCTGATTAAGACGGAAGATCCCCATCTATATATCGCACATTAGGGCTGTTCAAAACCGAACCGCAACCGATAACCCAACCGCAAAATAGGTTTATTGGTTTATTCGTATCGGGTAATTGGATTAACGAATGGGGAATGGTTTGGAATTTTATAGTTAACGGCTTAACGGTGCGGGGGCGATTTCCTCATTTTCCTTATCGGTTTAGCCGTTAACTCGttaagaataattaaattataaataaatcccTATGTATATAATGTACTAAAGATTAGAAATACTAATCTTTGAGCctaaaattcatttttcttcccaCAACATGATAGCAgtttctcattttccttattgCTTGGCTCGGTGTTTGTTTCTTATTGTCTCATGTTACCAACTAGAATCATTCAAaacattttttgtttcttggatgtttcttcttttctataGTGAAGATGAGAACGAGATAGAATTACTAGTGGTTGtttgagaaaaataagttttcTTATGGACATTGACATGctttagtatgaaaatatgatACTTAATCGTTATTTAATAACGGTACTTTAGTGAAAATTTAATTCGTATTTCcaataatttaaaatcatgTGTCCCAAGAATACTCACCGTGAGTAATACCCACCATGAGTAATACATCCATTTAAACCTTGTGATGTGAAGCAAATAGGGTCAAATGTGAGTTTGCAACCTATACACTATCAATATTGCGCCTTTTGTGTTTCGATAATTTTGTATTGATGCAATAGTCCGAGCAAagcgaggaaaaaaaaaatctcatataCTTTATTAATTAACCGATAAACCGACCGCTAACCGACCGTTAACCGCTAAATCCACTCCGAACCAACCGATATCTTATTGGTTGGTTAGCGGATTGAGATATTTAAAAACCAATATCCGATAAGCCGAACCGTTAAGCACAATTATCCAACCGAACCGCCCGATAAGCACCCCTATCGCACATCGCTTAACGTTTTCAAAATCTAAgagaataaatttttatttacataattAAGTAATTATGCTCCTTGTGTgggagtttgattctttttcATTGCTAAATAGTTTGAAATTATCTTTTATAATGGTTAAAATcagatttattaggagttaaTTTGATGGCTTCATTAATTCTAGTTCCTTACTAGAAATTATAGGTCAAAATTTAATAGTActactaaattttaaaattttaatttctctctctcccccgtgcgcgcacacacacattatttttctttgatttgtaACAAAAATATTGTGTTTAATTGAACATCTTGAGTATAAGCTCCCTCCGCCACTAATAATTAGACGAAACCTGAATCCAAAACGTGCGGTCCGTATGGTTTCATATAATGAATTGTATGACCAACCAATTTCAACTTTAAAGTGTTATGTAGCGcaaacttttatttacttaattaattttcaacAGGTATCCTTTTGAATGAGTGGCGCACTGCCATCAATACAGAGGCGAGAAATTCCGGCAGGGCGCCGCTGCTTCTCACAGCGGCGGTTTTCTACTCACCACGAGTCAACAATCTGGACTACCCAGTTCCATCGGTGGCAAGAAACTTCGACTGGATCAACCTCATGGCATATGACTTCTATGCACCAAATTGGTCAGCATCACAAACCAATTCACATGCACAATTATTTGACCCCGTAAACCATGTTAGTGGAAGTGATGGAATTACTACATGGATTCAAGCTGGCGTTCCAACACAAAAATTGGTTCTTGGAATTCCCTTTTATGGCTATGCATGGCAATTGGTTAACGCGAATATTCATGGTCTTAGGGCGCCTGCTTCAGGAAAATCAAGTGTTAGTCCGAACAATGAAGGGTCAATCACTTATAGccaaattcaaaattatatagTGCAGAGTCGCGCCACGACTGTGTATAATGCAACCATTGTTGGATATTATTGTTACTCTGGAAATACTTGGATTTGGTACGATGATACTCAAAGTGTTAGAAATAAGGTTACTTATGCTAAAGGTAGAGGACTGCTTGGGTACTTTGCATGGCACATTGCACAAGATCAAAATTGGGTACTTTCTCGAACAGGTTAgtagcttttcttttttctttcttcatttttatagctGAAGAAATATTTAagtatttttgagtagtaaaagAGGTTGagccaaccccccccccccccaccctcgTCCTCTTTTCTTTAGTCTTTTTGGTACTTTCTCGAGCCCGTTATTTgtagtttttcttcttttatatcgTTGAAAAAAACTTTAAGTACTTTTGAATAATAGAAAGATTATGCAGacttttttcttctccttttatttttttataaacagAGACACAGAGTTGTTTCATTGTTATTGACAAAACAATACGTTTACTTGAAAATAATCGACTAAACAAGAGGAGTCCATATGATAGAATTTTCGTATGTAATGAATTATCGAGAGTGATAATCTAATTAGTCTTCAGAGACGTTCACTAGGGTTTATAAATTATAATGACTCATTTTTAAACTTATACTTGATGATATTAACCAGAGAGTACATGAAAAGTATAAGAAGAGTTACTATTTAGTTTCCTCATTTTAAATGCTGAAGCAACCTAttagaaaatattaataaaagttCGTTTGTTTTATTCGGATAACACAAGGAGTACCAAATAGAGTACCAATATAATTATTTTCGAATTATTAGATAGTTGACTTTCACAATTAATTCATTTGCTCTATgttcttaatttatttttaattttctagcACTTTCTCTTGCAGCTTCACAAACATGGGGAGCCTCATCTCAAGCGATGAAATGATGGAATACGTAATCGTCTTTGCCGAGTATACTAGTAATAAATAATGAGGTGACATATGTGAACCatgatataaaataaataaattcgtGTTCACAATTTCATTTACGTACCACTAATATTGTTTATCTCTTCTAAAATACTttgcactttttatttttcgatattattttcttgttttcataTGAAATTCTTTTTGCAGCATACCACAATAGTTTTTGTAGTTTCCGACTATTTAAAATCTAATAAATGAATTCGTCTAGGTTGATTTTAACTTCAATAATTGGTCAAATTAATCCTTGATAGGTAAAAGGTATCAAACAAATTGGGATAAATGGCAGGTATCAAACAAATTGGGATAAATGGCATACTTTATTTGTCATTTAATTTTGTGATGCATGGTGGAATTGGAACTACAAGCCTGCAAAAGGAGTTTAATTTGGTTTGGATTACTTGAGCTGATTGactaatatattttaaaattttcgatTCAGTATTATCAACGATAAAATACTTAGAATCACCTTAGTATATAATCCAAACAAAAAAAGGCTAGCTATTAGTGAGACTGTGAACCCATTAAAACTCACTTATGGAAATTGATGAGATTTGATCCTATTTTGTATTCACTTATATGTTTTGAATAGATTTAATTTGTTCATTCATATTTGTATAgatttcaaaatcattaacaCATCACTATTAGTCTATTACCATTACTTTGTCCACTATCAATGAATAATCACTACGGTAAATATGTACCACATCGGTTGTTTCAACTCATAGTTAAGTGATTTACGtaataaagagaaaatatatattaattaattataattaagcGATAGTTATATATGTTAAAACTTATTAATTTggtgttatacatatatttttgcCTAAGCACAATAACTAACTTCTTCCTCACCACTCCGTCACAAGCTTCCACAATGCAATCAGCAATTACGGTACAACCGCCACCAACCACCACCATGGACCATCGTCTCGATGTCGTAGCCGCTAGCATAGATAAACAGTTATAACTGTAAATTAAGATTTTTTGTGAAGGgcaattttgacccttttccctaaaataattaaattacacATATCAAATGCTgagggaaaaaaatgatttcagtTATCCGATGTCTAAATTTAAACGCAATAACTCTATAACTAGGTATATAGTCAGATTAGAAAATTtaatctttaaaaaattaaacagGTCATAATAGATAATAGTAGTTATTGGGGAAGTTTCTACCTTCTATCTGTCTAGGGCAGGCAATAAATTTAAGGGATAAGATTTAATTTGGTGTTACCAAAAGTGGTCCTGCGATGGGAAAAGTCTTTTAACATTGGGaggctattttttattttcagctTATTTGAGTTGCTATAATAGTAAATATCACGTGGGACAATCCACTTTTGCGCGGGTAAAGAAAGTTTAGCCATTATTTGGGATGTAATTGAGAAATAGCCTCTTTTTAAGAAGTAATATTTGGACAAAAATTATCTATAGTAAAAATACGGAACAACTCCAACACAAGATGCTAAGTTGTGCTGCTGTTTAAAAATTGCCTACATGTGCAAATCCAACACTATATACTGGAATTTGAACTTCTTACAAGTTAAACTATCATTACCCTTTTACTGGAGTTCCTCTAAGTCTTCGAATATCTCTCTCTCCTGTTGGTTTGGATTACTCTGCAGATTGTAAATTTCATAGCCATCGAGATTGAGCTCAAGTTTAGCTTGTACAAACTTTGTTTTGGGTTTTAGGGGATCAGCCCAAATATTGATTTTGGGCATGATTCACACATTCCAGTTTCCACAGTTGAAAGAAATGGATAAATGGTTACTTTTTTCAGCATAAACACATGCAGGTTAATGGAAGAGTTTTGGAATTCGTGGTTCTACAACTGacaattcaagaaaaatagTTATGGAATTCGCGGTCCTACATTTGGAAATTCAAGGATTTTGTCATTGAGTTCGTGGTCCCATAACTGAGAACTCAAGAAGGAGTCACAGTACGCGATTCTACAGTTGAGAGAACTCGGGATTTTGTGAGTTTGAAA
Protein-coding sequences here:
- the LOC132044838 gene encoding class V chitinase-like gives rise to the protein MANSIKLSSIIFSFFFLQQLLFSNGQNNDIKGGYWLRDSGLPLNNIDSTLFTHLFCAFADLNSQSNQLIIKPEDQDSFRQFTSTVQQKNPSAKTLLSIGGGDAPNKRAYGVMARTPNSRKSFIDSSIRLARQLGFHGLDLDWEYPESATDMTNFGILLNEWRTAINTEARNSGRAPLLLTAAVFYSPRVNNLDYPVPSVARNFDWINLMAYDFYAPNWSASQTNSHAQLFDPVNHVSGSDGITTWIQAGVPTQKLVLGIPFYGYAWQLVNANIHGLRAPASGKSSVSPNNEGSITYSQIQNYIVQSRATTVYNATIVGYYCYSGNTWIWYDDTQSVRNKVTYAKGRGLLGYFAWHIAQDQNWVLSRTASQTWGASSQAMK